One window of Prochlorococcus marinus XMU1408 genomic DNA carries:
- the lpxA gene encoding acyl-ACP--UDP-N-acetylglucosamine O-acyltransferase, translating into MSELDSSESLIEDDKVNIHDFADVSSKAELGKGVCVGSGSVIGPDVIVGPNTWIGPNVTIEGRVNIGSNNKIFPGACIGLEPQDLKYTGDSTSVLIGDNNTFRECITINRATFEGEQTIVGNQNLLMAYSHLGHNCEIGNNIVIANSVQIAGHVCIEDRAVIGGCLGIHQFVHIGYLAMVGGMTRVDRDVPPYCLAEGHPGRMRGLNKVGIKRKSLDKENKEEYIQLKRIWNLLFKSEYVISDGLKIARQENLLESSARLCGFVELSIEKGRRGPMPSLMQAK; encoded by the coding sequence ATGAGTGAACTTGATTCATCTGAAAGCTTAATTGAAGATGACAAAGTTAATATTCATGATTTTGCAGATGTCTCTTCGAAGGCTGAACTTGGGAAAGGTGTATGTGTAGGTTCAGGTTCTGTAATTGGTCCAGATGTAATTGTTGGTCCTAATACCTGGATAGGACCAAATGTAACCATCGAGGGGAGAGTGAATATAGGCTCAAATAACAAGATTTTCCCAGGAGCTTGTATTGGATTAGAACCACAAGATTTGAAGTATACAGGTGATTCTACAAGCGTATTAATTGGAGATAATAATACTTTTAGAGAATGTATAACTATTAATAGAGCTACTTTTGAAGGAGAGCAGACGATAGTTGGAAATCAAAATTTATTAATGGCGTATTCACATTTAGGACATAATTGTGAAATTGGAAACAATATAGTCATAGCTAATAGCGTGCAGATTGCAGGTCATGTTTGTATTGAAGATCGAGCTGTTATTGGAGGTTGCTTGGGGATACATCAATTTGTTCATATTGGTTATTTAGCTATGGTTGGAGGCATGACAAGAGTTGATAGAGATGTTCCTCCATATTGCTTGGCAGAAGGTCATCCTGGAAGAATGAGGGGACTAAATAAAGTTGGAATTAAAAGGAAAAGTTTAGATAAAGAAAATAAAGAAGAATATATACAATTGAAAAGAATTTGGAACTTATTATTTAAATCTGAATATGTGATTTCTGATGGTTTGAAAATTGCAAGACAAGAGAATTTATTAGAGTCTTCCGCAAGGTTATGTGGATTTGTAGAACTCTCTATTGAAAAAGGTCGAAGAGGTCCAATGCCTTCTTTGATGCAAGCTAAATAA
- the fabZ gene encoding 3-hydroxyacyl-ACP dehydratase FabZ — protein MGLLPHRYPFALVDRVIEHNPGKKAVAIKNVTLNEPQFQGHFPQRPLMPGVLIVEAMAQVGGLIVSQMPDLPKGLFVFAGIDSVRFRRPVVPGDQLLIACELISIKRKRFGKVKGEAKVDDQLVCSGDLMFSLVD, from the coding sequence ATGGGGCTTTTGCCACATAGATACCCCTTTGCGCTAGTTGACAGAGTGATAGAACATAACCCAGGAAAGAAAGCCGTGGCAATAAAAAATGTCACACTTAATGAGCCTCAATTTCAAGGTCATTTCCCTCAAAGACCCTTAATGCCAGGAGTCTTAATAGTAGAAGCAATGGCTCAGGTAGGTGGTTTGATTGTGTCTCAAATGCCTGATCTTCCAAAAGGACTCTTTGTCTTCGCTGGCATTGATTCAGTTCGGTTTAGGCGTCCTGTAGTCCCTGGAGATCAATTATTGATAGCTTGTGAATTGATAAGCATCAAAAGGAAAAGATTTGGAAAAGTTAAGGGCGAAGCAAAAGTCGATGATCAATTGGTTTGTTCTGGAGATTTGATGTTCTCTCTTGTGGATTGA
- the lpxC gene encoding UDP-3-O-acyl-N-acetylglucosamine deacetylase — protein sequence MFSFPKDYEQGWTLRNEIKKDGIGLHSGLKCRVVIKPTQLAGFHFSFSDDPQKVIPIDISQVRNTPLCTTLDLKGKKISTVEHLLAALIGAGLTHVHIEINGNEIPLLDGSAIGWIEEIEKVGMINSTTSPRPRPEITSPVVVNRGESVIFAIPSKKLKLIGSIDFSYKAIGQQIFSIELSPNNFVKEIAPARTFGFLDQLEELKKAGLIKGGALENALVCNGDSWINPPLRFANEPVRHKLLDLIGDLAFVGLPKAQIFVYKGSHALHAEFAASIQKVLI from the coding sequence GTGTTCTCTTTTCCCAAAGATTATGAACAGGGTTGGACTCTAAGAAATGAAATTAAAAAAGATGGTATTGGATTGCATTCAGGACTAAAATGTAGAGTTGTAATTAAGCCAACTCAACTAGCTGGATTTCATTTTTCTTTTTCAGATGACCCTCAGAAAGTTATACCCATAGATATTTCTCAAGTAAGAAATACTCCTTTATGTACAACCCTTGATCTAAAGGGGAAAAAGATATCTACTGTAGAACACCTATTGGCTGCCTTAATTGGTGCTGGATTAACTCATGTTCACATAGAAATAAATGGTAATGAGATCCCCTTACTTGATGGCTCTGCGATTGGTTGGATCGAGGAAATTGAAAAAGTAGGAATGATTAATTCCACGACATCTCCAAGACCAAGGCCAGAAATAACATCCCCAGTTGTTGTTAACAGAGGAGAAAGTGTGATTTTTGCAATACCATCAAAAAAATTGAAATTAATTGGTTCGATTGATTTTTCATACAAGGCAATTGGTCAGCAGATTTTTTCTATTGAGCTGTCACCAAATAATTTTGTTAAAGAAATTGCACCGGCACGAACATTTGGTTTTCTTGATCAATTAGAAGAATTAAAGAAAGCTGGTCTAATTAAAGGGGGAGCACTTGAAAATGCATTGGTTTGTAATGGTGATTCTTGGATTAATCCACCTTTGAGGTTTGCAAATGAACCAGTCCGTCATAAATTGCTTGACTTGATTGGAGATTTAGCTTTTGTTGGATTACCGAAAGCACAAATTTTTGTTTACAAAGGGTCTCACGCTCTTCATGCAGAATTTGCAGCTTCTATTCAAAAGGTATTAATTTAA